In a genomic window of Streptomyces sp. NBC_01231:
- a CDS encoding ABC transporter ATP-binding protein yields the protein MNNVRTNILRIEDLGVTFATDSGDVPAVRGVSLHVRPGETLALVGESGSGKSTVALAAMGLLPGNARASGRVTVDGTEIVGAGEAELARLRGRTASMVFQEPATALDPLTRIGRQIAEVVRNHRPVSRAEAARAAVDLLRRVGIPDPERRASAFPFQLSGGQRQRVVIAMAIANSPGLLVADEPTTALDVTVQAEILDLLRGLAADSDTGVLLVTHNMGVVADFADRVAVMLRGEVVETGSVEEVLLRPTHEYTQRLLAAVPRLRVSGAGAPVAESAEQAPAVPAVVELRDVSVDFGRGRGAVRALDGVSLAVRPGETVGLVGESGSGKSTAARVALGLVAPSAGSVSLFGGDLGRARGRARRALLAGVGVVLQDPVASLDARMSVAECVAEPLRTHRRGMPAAERRERVAEALELVRLSRELAGRGPRELSGGQRQRVSLARALVLRPRLLVADEPTSALDVSVQRTVLEVIAELQRELGFACLFVSHDLAVVQEFARRVVVMRAGRVEEEGPTLTTLSHPETAYTRRLIAAVPVPDPVVQRGRRAAGRTGATA from the coding sequence ATGAACAACGTGAGGACGAACATCCTGCGGATCGAGGACCTCGGGGTCACGTTCGCGACGGACTCGGGCGACGTGCCCGCCGTACGCGGTGTGTCGCTGCACGTCCGGCCGGGTGAGACGTTGGCGCTGGTCGGCGAGTCCGGGTCCGGCAAGTCGACGGTGGCGCTGGCCGCGATGGGGCTGCTGCCGGGCAACGCCCGCGCGTCCGGGCGGGTGACCGTCGACGGTACGGAGATCGTCGGCGCCGGTGAGGCGGAGCTGGCCCGGCTGCGCGGCCGTACCGCGTCGATGGTCTTCCAGGAGCCGGCCACCGCGCTGGACCCGCTGACCCGGATCGGCCGGCAGATAGCGGAGGTCGTCCGCAACCACCGGCCGGTGTCACGCGCGGAGGCCGCCCGCGCGGCGGTGGATCTCCTGCGCAGGGTCGGCATTCCCGATCCCGAGCGGCGGGCGTCGGCGTTCCCGTTCCAGTTGTCGGGCGGTCAGCGGCAGCGGGTCGTCATCGCCATGGCGATCGCCAACTCGCCCGGGCTGCTGGTCGCGGACGAGCCGACCACCGCGCTCGACGTCACCGTGCAGGCCGAGATCCTCGATCTGCTCAGGGGGCTGGCGGCCGACTCGGACACCGGCGTGCTGCTGGTCACGCACAACATGGGCGTGGTCGCCGACTTCGCCGACCGGGTGGCCGTGATGCTGCGGGGCGAGGTGGTGGAGACCGGTTCGGTGGAGGAGGTGCTGTTGCGGCCCACGCACGAGTACACCCAGCGACTGCTGGCCGCGGTGCCGCGGCTGAGGGTGAGCGGTGCGGGCGCGCCCGTGGCGGAGTCCGCGGAGCAGGCCCCCGCGGTGCCCGCGGTGGTCGAACTGCGGGACGTGAGCGTGGACTTCGGCCGGGGCCGCGGTGCCGTGCGGGCTCTCGACGGGGTGTCGCTGGCGGTCCGGCCCGGCGAGACCGTGGGTCTGGTGGGCGAGTCCGGTTCGGGCAAGTCGACGGCGGCGCGGGTGGCGCTCGGGCTGGTCGCGCCTTCCGCCGGTTCGGTGTCGCTGTTCGGCGGCGACCTGGGGCGGGCCCGGGGAAGGGCGCGCCGCGCCCTGCTGGCCGGCGTGGGTGTGGTGCTCCAGGATCCGGTGGCCTCGCTGGACGCGCGGATGAGCGTGGCCGAGTGCGTGGCCGAGCCGTTGCGGACCCACCGGCGGGGCATGCCGGCGGCCGAGCGGCGGGAGCGGGTCGCGGAGGCGCTCGAACTCGTGCGACTGTCCCGGGAGTTGGCGGGCCGAGGTCCGCGCGAACTGTCGGGCGGTCAGCGGCAGCGGGTGAGTCTCGCGCGGGCGCTGGTGCTGCGGCCGCGGCTGCTGGTCGCGGACGAGCCGACGAGCGCGCTCGACGTGAGTGTGCAGCGGACCGTCCTGGAGGTGATCGCCGAGTTGCAGCGCGAGCTCGGGTTCGCCTGTCTGTTCGTGTCGCACGACCTGGCCGTGGTGCAGGAGTTCGCGCGGCGGGTCGTCGTCATGCGGGCGGGCCGTGTGGAGGAGGAGGGGCCGACCCTGACCACCCTGTCGCACCCGGAGACCGCGTACACGCGTCGGCTCATCGCCGCGGTGCCGGTGCCGGATCCGGTCGTCCAGCGGGGCCGGCGGGCGGCGGGACGGACGGGGGCCACCGCGTGA
- a CDS encoding ABC transporter permease gives MTAVLQTASVEPVAGHRLSLRRFARNRLAVAGLAVVVLFLLFCFVGPLLYSTDQTHTDLTQVNLAPGGAHWLGTDAVGHDELGRLMYGGRVSLLVGLAAGLLATVIGTLWGAVAGYAGGWVDAVMMRVVDAGIAIPALFILLVVSAITTPGVPGLIVILGLVSWLVPSRLVRAETLTLKNRDYVLTLRATGGTHGRAILRHILPNSVSTIVVAATFQVADAILLVAYVSYLGLGVQPPSTDWGGMLSAGLTAAYSGRWWLIVPPGLAIILVVCAFNAIGDGLRDAFDVRGRG, from the coding sequence ATGACTGCCGTACTCCAGACCGCGTCCGTCGAACCGGTCGCCGGCCATCGCCTGTCCCTGCGCCGGTTCGCCCGCAACAGGCTGGCCGTCGCCGGACTCGCGGTGGTCGTCCTGTTCCTGTTGTTCTGCTTCGTCGGTCCGCTGCTGTACTCCACCGACCAGACCCACACCGACCTCACCCAGGTCAATCTGGCGCCGGGCGGGGCGCACTGGCTGGGGACGGACGCCGTCGGGCACGACGAGCTCGGGCGGCTCATGTACGGCGGGAGGGTGTCGCTGCTGGTCGGGCTCGCCGCCGGACTGCTGGCCACGGTGATCGGCACCCTGTGGGGCGCGGTGGCGGGGTACGCGGGCGGCTGGGTGGACGCGGTGATGATGCGGGTGGTGGACGCCGGGATCGCGATCCCGGCGCTGTTCATCCTGCTGGTCGTCTCCGCGATCACCACGCCGGGAGTGCCGGGCCTGATCGTGATCCTCGGCCTGGTGTCCTGGCTGGTCCCGTCCCGGCTGGTGCGGGCGGAGACGCTGACGCTGAAGAACCGTGACTACGTGCTGACGCTGCGCGCGACCGGCGGCACCCACGGCCGGGCGATCCTGCGGCACATCCTGCCGAACTCGGTGTCGACCATCGTCGTCGCGGCCACCTTCCAGGTCGCCGACGCGATCCTGCTGGTCGCGTACGTGTCGTATCTGGGCCTCGGCGTCCAGCCGCCGTCGACCGACTGGGGCGGCATGCTGTCGGCCGGTCTGACGGCGGCGTACTCCGGGCGCTGGTGGCTGATCGTTCCACCGGGCCTCGCGATCATCCTCGTCGTGTGCGCGTTCAACGCGATCGGCGACGGGCTGCGCGACGCCTTCGACGTGAGGGGACGGGGATGA
- a CDS encoding ABC transporter permease, translating to MDTLAYLTRRVLQALAVILIVTIVVFCLLHALPGGPARGILGPQATPEQLTAFNHEQGLDRPLPVQYGYYLNTLVHGDLGTSYTLNEAVSRLIEQRLPKTLVLTVLSALVGLLLAIPLGMWQAVRRNKPADYVITTLSFVAYSTPVYFLGLILVLLFTQTLRWFPSQAPQGDTLAQVFADPAAMVLPVVTGAASMIAVFSRYMRAATLENLSEDYVRTARAGGSRQRSILFRHVLRNSLTPVVAMLGYYVPVLFGGALVVEQLFNYPGMGLLFWSAAQSSDYPVLLGCVLVISVATVVGTLLADVVQRIVDPRVKAGRS from the coding sequence ATGGACACCCTCGCGTACCTCACCCGGCGGGTCCTCCAGGCGCTGGCGGTCATCCTGATCGTCACGATCGTGGTCTTCTGCCTGCTGCACGCGCTGCCCGGGGGTCCCGCGCGCGGGATCCTCGGCCCGCAGGCGACGCCCGAGCAGCTCACCGCGTTCAACCACGAGCAGGGCCTGGACCGTCCGCTGCCCGTCCAGTACGGCTACTACCTGAACACGCTCGTGCACGGTGACCTCGGCACCTCGTACACGCTCAACGAGGCCGTCTCCCGGCTCATCGAGCAACGGCTTCCGAAAACCCTGGTGTTGACCGTGCTGTCCGCGCTCGTCGGACTGCTGCTGGCGATCCCGCTCGGCATGTGGCAGGCGGTGCGCCGCAACAAGCCGGCCGACTACGTCATCACCACGCTGAGCTTCGTCGCGTACTCGACGCCCGTGTACTTCCTGGGCCTGATCCTGGTGCTGCTGTTCACCCAGACCCTGCGCTGGTTCCCCTCCCAGGCACCTCAGGGGGACACCCTGGCCCAGGTGTTCGCGGACCCGGCGGCGATGGTGCTGCCGGTGGTCACGGGGGCCGCGTCCATGATCGCCGTGTTCAGCCGGTACATGCGGGCGGCGACCCTGGAGAACCTCTCCGAGGACTACGTCCGCACCGCGCGGGCCGGAGGTTCACGGCAGCGCTCGATCCTCTTCAGGCACGTCCTGCGCAACTCCCTCACCCCGGTCGTGGCGATGCTCGGCTACTACGTGCCCGTGCTCTTCGGCGGCGCGCTCGTGGTCGAGCAGCTCTTCAACTACCCGGGGATGGGGCTGCTGTTCTGGTCCGCCGCGCAGTCCTCCGACTATCCGGTGCTGCTGGGCTGCGTCCTCGTCATCTCCGTGGCGACGGTGGTGGGCACGCTGCTCGCGGACGTCGTCCAGCGGATCGTCGATCCCCGAGTGAAGGCGGGCCGTTCATGA
- a CDS encoding peptide ABC transporter substrate-binding protein has translation MSPARTRHLAGAALGAGTLLLAACSGSSGTSSASHDTIDYALPANFTPNWILPIGTAAHLNTNNISIANTLWEPLIAYDGSTGKIAWNKAGSVATAAEFAPDAKSVTITLGDRHWSDGKPVTARDVEFWFNLIKANKAQWAGYNPGKAPDNWTSFKTVDARHFTITFDRAYNSQWMLANELSSINPLPQHAWDRTDASAKVSDADRTAAGAKQVWTYLNSAAKNISGYASDPLWKTISGPYAVKSFSTAGKVVLTANKKYDGGEKPGIPTVNLLPFTTADAEKNALRSGSVDYGYIEATDLDQKDSFTAQGYTVKPWSGWAITYMPYNFNNPSMGAVFKQLYARQAVQRSIDQTGLAKVVLNGTAVPGYGPIPQGQASDFLSPVQKSNPYPFSTADARTLLTDHGWSEQGGVMTCTSPGNGAAQCGDGVAKGTKFAMQVLSQSGSTVTDNMMSAIQSSFAKTGIKFSIKTAPVNSVLSQTPQCTSGQSICKWQLSFFGTAGSWYFSAFPTGDSLFQSKGGANFGNYSNPAVDKLISTSTTSSSNQAIQEYSAALAKDLPVIWLPEPVYQVSVVRNGLGGFSQDSLANFHPAQWKWTS, from the coding sequence ATGTCCCCTGCCCGCACGAGACACCTCGCCGGCGCCGCCCTCGGCGCGGGCACGCTGCTGCTGGCCGCGTGTTCCGGGTCCAGCGGCACGTCGTCGGCGTCGCACGACACCATCGACTACGCGCTGCCCGCGAACTTCACGCCGAACTGGATCCTGCCGATCGGCACCGCGGCCCATCTCAACACCAACAACATCTCCATCGCGAACACCCTGTGGGAGCCGCTCATCGCCTACGACGGCTCGACCGGGAAGATCGCCTGGAACAAGGCCGGTTCGGTGGCCACGGCCGCCGAGTTCGCGCCCGACGCAAAAAGCGTGACGATCACCCTGGGCGACCGCCACTGGAGCGACGGGAAGCCCGTCACCGCACGGGACGTCGAGTTCTGGTTCAACCTCATCAAGGCGAACAAGGCCCAGTGGGCGGGCTACAACCCCGGCAAGGCGCCCGACAACTGGACGTCCTTCAAGACCGTCGACGCCCGCCACTTCACGATCACCTTCGACCGCGCCTACAACTCCCAGTGGATGCTCGCCAACGAGCTCAGCAGCATCAATCCGCTCCCCCAGCACGCCTGGGACAGGACGGACGCCTCGGCGAAGGTGTCCGACGCAGACCGCACCGCGGCGGGCGCCAAGCAGGTGTGGACGTACCTGAACTCGGCGGCGAAGAACATCTCCGGCTACGCCTCGGACCCGCTGTGGAAGACCATCAGCGGCCCCTACGCCGTCAAGTCCTTCTCGACCGCCGGCAAGGTCGTCCTCACCGCGAACAAGAAGTACGACGGCGGCGAGAAGCCGGGCATCCCGACCGTGAACCTGCTGCCCTTCACCACGGCGGACGCCGAGAAGAACGCGCTGCGCTCCGGCAGCGTCGACTACGGCTACATCGAGGCCACCGACCTCGACCAGAAGGACAGCTTCACCGCGCAGGGCTACACCGTGAAGCCGTGGTCGGGCTGGGCGATCACCTACATGCCGTACAACTTCAACAACCCGTCGATGGGCGCGGTGTTCAAGCAGCTGTACGCCCGGCAGGCGGTCCAGCGGTCGATCGACCAGACCGGTCTGGCGAAAGTCGTCCTCAACGGGACCGCGGTTCCCGGGTACGGACCGATTCCGCAGGGCCAGGCCTCGGACTTCCTGTCGCCCGTGCAGAAGAGCAACCCGTATCCCTTCTCCACGGCGGACGCCCGCACGCTGCTGACCGACCACGGCTGGAGCGAGCAGGGCGGGGTGATGACCTGCACGAGCCCCGGCAACGGCGCGGCACAGTGCGGTGACGGGGTCGCCAAGGGAACGAAGTTCGCGATGCAGGTGCTGTCGCAGTCCGGCTCGACCGTCACGGACAACATGATGAGCGCCATCCAGTCCTCGTTCGCGAAGACCGGGATCAAGTTCTCCATCAAGACCGCGCCCGTGAACTCGGTGCTCTCACAGACCCCGCAGTGCACGTCCGGCCAGTCGATCTGCAAGTGGCAGCTGTCGTTCTTCGGTACGGCGGGCAGCTGGTACTTCAGCGCCTTCCCGACCGGCGACTCGCTGTTCCAGTCCAAGGGCGGCGCCAACTTCGGCAACTACTCCAACCCGGCGGTGGACAAGCTCATCTCCACGTCCACGACGTCGAGTTCGAACCAGGCGATCCAGGAGTACAGCGCGGCCCTCGCCAAGGACCTCCCGGTGATCTGGCTGCCGGAGCCCGTGTACCAGGTCTCGGTCGTACGCAACGGCCTCGGCGGTTTCTCCCAGGACTCGCTCGCCAACTTCCACCCCGCGCAGTGGAAGTGGACCAGCTGA
- a CDS encoding ROK family transcriptional regulator: MPEKSPQPKIPQPQSPEAKSPQPKSPELKSPSRRKNGSGFSSLTEGVLELLASGQATTRTELAVLLGAAPSTVSFAVSQLLAHGLVAEEGTLSSTGGRPRKVLRLGGSDGYAVAADLGGKHAHVGVVHPGGGLTDLSTVPFPTADGPEAALPGLAETLEGLADRHGRDLLRGVGLCLPGPVDVESGLVTLPARMPGWNRFPVRDWLEERFQVPVAIENDANCMAVGEHSVRPVEHRQSIMVKAGSGIGAGVIANGRLYRGGTGAAGEITHARVEAAQDTPCSCGNTGCLETVASGAALVRILRERGRDVASTEDVVRLASDADPEATRAVREAGRYLGRVLAANVNFFNPDAVYLGGILSTLEPFVAAVRSQLYEGCHPLVTEHLVIERAGLGADAGLVGAGQFALQRALAQALHAVTGHQS; the protein is encoded by the coding sequence ATGCCTGAAAAAAGTCCCCAGCCGAAGATTCCGCAGCCGCAGAGCCCGGAGGCGAAGAGCCCGCAGCCGAAGAGTCCGGAGCTCAAGAGTCCCTCGCGCCGGAAGAACGGGTCCGGGTTCTCCTCGCTGACCGAGGGCGTCCTGGAACTCCTCGCCTCCGGGCAGGCGACGACCCGCACGGAACTGGCCGTGCTGCTCGGCGCCGCCCCGTCGACCGTCTCGTTCGCCGTGTCCCAATTGCTGGCGCACGGTCTGGTCGCCGAGGAGGGCACGCTGTCCTCCACCGGCGGGCGCCCGCGCAAGGTGCTGCGGCTCGGCGGCAGCGACGGCTACGCCGTGGCGGCCGACCTCGGCGGCAAGCACGCGCACGTGGGAGTCGTGCACCCCGGCGGCGGACTCACCGACCTGTCCACGGTGCCGTTCCCGACCGCCGACGGGCCCGAGGCCGCGCTGCCCGGACTGGCCGAGACCCTCGAAGGCCTCGCCGACCGGCACGGACGCGACCTGCTCCGCGGCGTCGGCCTCTGCCTGCCCGGCCCGGTCGACGTCGAGTCGGGCCTGGTGACCCTGCCCGCCCGGATGCCCGGCTGGAACAGGTTCCCGGTGCGGGACTGGCTGGAGGAGCGGTTCCAGGTACCGGTGGCCATCGAGAACGACGCCAACTGCATGGCGGTCGGCGAACACAGCGTGCGGCCCGTGGAACACCGCCAGTCGATCATGGTGAAGGCCGGCTCCGGCATCGGCGCGGGTGTGATCGCGAACGGGCGGCTCTACCGGGGCGGCACCGGTGCCGCCGGCGAGATCACCCACGCCCGCGTCGAGGCCGCCCAGGACACGCCCTGCTCCTGCGGCAACACCGGCTGCCTGGAGACCGTCGCCTCCGGGGCGGCCCTGGTCCGCATCCTGCGCGAGCGTGGCCGTGACGTGGCGTCCACCGAGGACGTCGTGCGGCTCGCCTCCGACGCCGACCCCGAGGCGACCCGCGCGGTCCGTGAGGCCGGCCGCTACCTCGGCCGGGTGCTCGCCGCGAACGTCAACTTCTTCAACCCCGACGCGGTGTACCTCGGCGGCATCCTCTCCACGCTGGAGCCGTTCGTCGCCGCCGTACGCAGCCAGCTGTACGAGGGCTGCCATCCGCTGGTCACCGAGCACCTGGTCATCGAACGGGCCGGCCTCGGCGCCGACGCGGGCCTGGTCGGCGCGGGCCAGTTCGCGCTGCAGCGAGCACTGGCGCAGGCGCTGCACGCGGTCACCGGCCACCAGTCCTGA
- a CDS encoding M81 family metallopeptidase, translated as MPLPVIAIAGLGIESSTFSPARTEAPAFHPQRGGDVLTRYPFLAPGQPLREAADWRGALVGKALPGGTVTGPAYAELAADLLNRLAELGPIDGLWYDIHGAMTVEDLDDAEAELLHRIREVVGPEVLVSTSMDLHGNVSRELVHQSDLITCYRMAPHEDAMETKERAARNLVELLASGAPRPAKAWVPVPVLLAGEQTSTRIEPAKSVYAAVEEVEAADGVTDAAIWVGYAWADEPRNRAAVVVTGPDVDVVTAGAERLAHGFWAARHDFAFVAPTGTLDECLDAALASPARPYFISDTGDNPTAGGAGDVTWGLRQVLDRPEFKDPSGPVVIYASLPGPAAVETAARAGVGASVTVTAGAEVDDRHAGPLTLTGMVHAVRHGDRDAETEVVLRVGSVYVVLTRLRKPYHHEHDFTDLELDPRAADLVLVKIGYLEPELFAMAADWKMALTPGGVDQELTRLGHHRVRRPLFPFDPQMPEPDLGARLIAPCDEPLSGPDE; from the coding sequence ATGCCCCTGCCCGTCATCGCGATCGCCGGACTCGGCATCGAGTCCTCGACCTTCTCCCCGGCCCGCACCGAGGCCCCCGCCTTCCACCCGCAGCGTGGCGGGGACGTCCTCACGCGCTACCCCTTCCTCGCCCCCGGGCAGCCCCTGCGCGAGGCCGCCGACTGGCGCGGTGCCCTCGTCGGCAAGGCCCTGCCCGGCGGCACGGTGACGGGACCCGCGTACGCCGAACTCGCCGCCGATCTCCTCAACCGGCTAGCCGAGTTGGGCCCGATCGACGGCCTCTGGTACGACATCCACGGCGCGATGACCGTCGAGGACCTGGACGACGCCGAGGCCGAACTCCTGCACCGCATCCGAGAAGTGGTCGGCCCGGAGGTCCTGGTGTCGACCTCCATGGACCTGCACGGCAACGTCTCCCGTGAACTCGTCCACCAGAGCGACCTGATCACCTGTTACCGCATGGCCCCGCACGAGGACGCCATGGAGACCAAGGAGCGGGCCGCCCGCAACCTGGTGGAGCTGCTGGCGAGCGGGGCGCCCCGCCCGGCCAAGGCGTGGGTCCCGGTGCCGGTGCTGCTGGCCGGCGAGCAGACCTCCACCCGGATCGAGCCCGCGAAGAGCGTGTACGCGGCCGTCGAGGAGGTGGAAGCGGCCGACGGCGTGACGGACGCGGCGATCTGGGTCGGGTACGCCTGGGCGGACGAACCGCGCAACCGGGCGGCGGTCGTCGTCACCGGCCCCGACGTGGACGTCGTGACCGCCGGCGCCGAGCGGCTGGCGCACGGCTTCTGGGCGGCGCGGCACGACTTCGCGTTCGTCGCCCCCACCGGCACCCTGGACGAGTGCCTCGACGCGGCGCTGGCTTCCCCCGCCCGCCCGTACTTCATCAGCGACACCGGCGACAACCCGACCGCGGGCGGCGCCGGTGACGTCACCTGGGGCCTTCGACAGGTCCTGGACCGCCCGGAGTTCAAGGACCCGTCCGGCCCCGTCGTCATCTACGCCTCGCTGCCCGGACCGGCGGCCGTCGAGACCGCCGCGCGAGCCGGAGTCGGCGCGAGCGTCACCGTCACCGCGGGCGCCGAGGTCGACGACCGGCACGCGGGCCCGCTCACCCTGACCGGCATGGTCCACGCGGTCCGGCACGGCGACCGGGACGCGGAGACCGAGGTCGTGCTGCGGGTGGGGAGCGTGTACGTGGTCCTCACCCGGCTGCGCAAGCCGTACCACCACGAACACGACTTCACCGACCTGGAGTTGGACCCCCGGGCGGCCGACCTCGTGCTCGTCAAGATCGGCTACCTGGAGCCGGAGCTGTTCGCCATGGCAGCCGACTGGAAGATGGCGCTCACCCCGGGCGGCGTCGACCAGGAGCTGACCCGCCTCGGCCATCACCGCGTCCGCCGGCCCCTGTTCCCGTTCGACCCGCAGATGCCCGAACCGGACCTCGGCGCCCGGCTGATCGCGCCCTGCGATGAGCCGCTCAGCGGACCGGACGAGTGA
- a CDS encoding ATP/GTP-binding protein: MTGSDAATPAAPDTVKILIAGGFGVGKTTMVGSVSEIAPLRTEESLTSAGLGIDDLHGIEEKRHTTVALDFGRITISDELVLYLFGTPGQQRFWFMWNDLAVGALGAVVLIDVRRPESSFAAVDFFERRRIPFVVGVNGFHGRHPYPAEEIREALALPEHVPVLLCDARERASARDVLIALMDRVIAEADEEDGSGQVTRPVR, translated from the coding sequence TTGACCGGCTCTGACGCCGCCACCCCCGCGGCACCCGACACCGTCAAGATCCTTATCGCCGGGGGCTTCGGCGTGGGCAAGACCACCATGGTGGGGTCGGTCAGCGAGATCGCGCCGCTGCGCACCGAGGAGTCGCTGACCTCCGCCGGCCTGGGCATCGACGACCTCCACGGCATCGAGGAGAAACGCCACACCACCGTGGCCCTGGACTTCGGCCGGATCACCATCAGCGACGAGCTGGTGCTCTATCTCTTCGGTACGCCCGGCCAGCAGCGGTTCTGGTTCATGTGGAACGACCTGGCCGTGGGCGCGCTGGGGGCGGTGGTGCTCATCGACGTCCGCAGACCGGAGTCGAGTTTCGCCGCCGTCGACTTCTTCGAGCGTCGGCGCATCCCGTTCGTCGTCGGCGTCAACGGCTTCCACGGCCGGCATCCGTACCCGGCCGAGGAGATCCGGGAGGCGCTGGCACTGCCCGAGCACGTCCCGGTACTGCTGTGCGACGCGCGTGAGCGGGCCTCCGCCCGGGACGTGCTGATCGCCCTGATGGACCGGGTGATCGCCGAGGCGGACGAGGAGGACGGTTCCGGGCAGGTCACTCGTCCGGTCCGCTGA
- a CDS encoding DUF742 domain-containing protein: protein MSGSDAAGRLVRPFALTGGRTRPSRADFTLITTVTAVDPPPDRAPRPQPEQTRILRRCVRPVAVAELAALLDLPVSVVVIMLCDLLEAGLITARPPHPVSPRAPHLDLLQKVRDGLDRL from the coding sequence GTGAGCGGCAGCGACGCGGCGGGCCGGCTGGTGCGGCCCTTCGCCCTGACCGGCGGCCGGACCCGGCCCAGCCGCGCCGACTTCACCCTCATCACGACGGTGACGGCGGTGGACCCGCCGCCGGACCGCGCGCCCCGGCCGCAGCCCGAGCAGACGCGGATCCTGCGCCGGTGCGTGCGGCCGGTGGCCGTGGCGGAGCTGGCGGCCCTGCTGGACCTGCCGGTGAGCGTGGTCGTCATCATGCTCTGCGATCTGCTGGAGGCCGGCCTCATCACCGCCCGCCCGCCGCATCCCGTCTCGCCCCGCGCCCCGCACCTGGACCTGCTGCAGAAAGTGAGGGACGGCCTTGACCGGCTCTGA
- a CDS encoding roadblock/LC7 domain-containing protein, protein MTRPTPATDTQLDQLLTGLVDRVADVNHAVVLSEDGLVVSRSTGFVRDDAERLAATASGLMSLSKGVSLDFRGGPVRQALIEMANSFLILTAAGPGAHLVVLTGPGADVGVVAYQMNMLVKKIGEHLSAAPRAHVGPTAASGE, encoded by the coding sequence ATGACACGCCCCACCCCCGCCACGGACACCCAGCTGGACCAGTTGCTCACCGGTCTCGTGGACCGGGTCGCCGACGTGAACCACGCCGTGGTGCTCTCCGAGGACGGACTGGTCGTCAGCAGGTCCACCGGGTTCGTGCGCGACGACGCCGAGCGGCTGGCCGCGACCGCCTCCGGTCTGATGAGCCTCAGCAAGGGGGTCAGCCTGGACTTCCGCGGCGGCCCGGTGCGCCAGGCCCTCATCGAGATGGCCAACAGCTTCCTGATCCTGACCGCCGCCGGACCCGGCGCCCACCTGGTCGTGCTGACCGGGCCGGGCGCGGACGTCGGCGTGGTGGCGTACCAGATGAACATGCTGGTGAAGAAGATCGGCGAGCACCTCAGCGCGGCACCGCGGGCCCATGTGGGGCCCACGGCCGCCTCCGGCGAGTGA